The following is a genomic window from Planifilum fulgidum.
TCCGGGGGGAAAAGATCGACGTGATTCCCTGGTCGGACGATCCGGAGGAGTTCGTGGCCAACGCCCTCAGGCCCGCCAAGGTGACCCGGGTGGAAGTGGACGAGGAGCAGAAGGTGGCCCGGGTGGTCGTTCCGGATCATCAACTTTCGCTGGCCATCGGAAAGGAAGGGCAGAACGCCCGCCTTGCCGCCAAGTTGACGGGTTGGAAAATCGATATCCGAAGCGAGTCCGAGGCGGAGAATCCGGCGCCCGAGGATGCGGAGGCCGAGGATTCGGCAACCGATCACCCGCCGGCGGCGGATGATCCGGAGGAGGCTGTGCCCGAATCGGAAGAGTCGTCCGATTGATGTGACGATCTTTCTGAGTACGGAGGTGGCAGCAAGGTGCGAGTGCGGAAGATTCCCATGCGCAAGTGCATCGCCTGTCAGGAGATGAAACCGAAGAAAAGTCTCATTCGGATCGTTCGCACCCCGGAGCATGAGATCCTGCTGGATCCGACGGGAAAGAAGTCGGGGCGGGGAGCGTACCTGTGCGCCAGTGTGGAGTGTTTCCAGCTGGCCAAGAAGCGAAAGTCCCTGGACCGGGCGCTGAAGGTCAAAGTGGACGATGAAGTGTATGCCCAGATGGAAGAAGTGATCGGCAGGGTCGAAAACGATGGATAAGCTGTTGCAATTGTTGGGTCTTGCCATGCGGGCGAATAGGGTGGTCACGGGAACGGAAGCCGTTCTGAGGGCGATCCGGTCCGGCGAGGCGCGGTTGGTGCTGGTCGCGGAGGACGCTTCCCGGGGTGCCTTGAAGAGGGTGCGGGACAAATGTTCCTTTTATTCGGTTCCTCTCATATGCTACGGTACGCGCGTGGCTTTGGGGAGAGCGATCGGCAAGCCGGAGCGGGTGGTGGTGGCCGTCACCGATCCAGGGTTTGCCCGGGCGATGAGGAAATGGGCCCGAGTATCAGATGGGGGTGAAGAGTTTGGCGAAAATGCGCGTCTACGAATATGCAAGAAAGATGAACATGAGCAGCAAGGAAGTGCTCACCATTCTCAAGCGAATGAACATGGACGTCAACAACCACATGAGCGTGATGAACGACGAGATGATCGAAAAGGTGGAACAGTTCTTCAGGGATATCAAAAAAGGAGCGGACAAAAAGGAGAAGGAAGAAAAAGAAGGAAAAGCCTTGCAGGGCGAAGAGGCGAAGCGTAACCGCAAGGGAGGCGGAAGCCGGGGACGGCGCCGCAACGGCCAGATGAAGGTCCGTGAAAGGCAGGGGGGTGAAGGAGCGGGTCAAAAGCGCGAGCAGCGGGGAAAAGGAAGCCAAGGGTCCAATCCCCCGCTGAAGGCGGTCGTTGCCCAGGCAGGCGACGAAGCCAACCGGTCCGGCCGGAGAAAATCCAAACCTTCCAAGGACAAAAGCCGCTTCCAGGAGAGCTCGCAGGAGAGGGAAAGCGTCGAGAAACTTCTGGCTCCGCGCGGGAAAAAGGGGCGCAAGCGGCAGCAGGAGAAAAAGGCCCATGCCCGTGAAAAGCAAGCCCCCGTCCTGCCCACCAAACTGGAAATCACGGGGCCCCTTACGGTGGGGGAACTGGCCAAGCGCCTGCGGAGAGAAGCTTCCGAAGTGATCAAAAAGCTGATGGGGCTGGGCGTGATGGCCACCATCAACCAGGAGATCGATGTGGATACGATCACCCTGGTGTCGGAAGAGTTCGGCGTGACGGTGGAATACAAGGAGGAGGTCGACCAGGCCGCCTTTGAAGAGATCGAGGAGACGGATGCTCCGGAGGACTTGAAGGAGCGGCCGCCCGTGGTGACGATCATGGGGCACGTCGATCACGGAAAAACGACCCTTCTGGACACGATCCGCCATACCAACGTGACGGCGACGGAAGCCGGGGGGATCACCCAGCACATCGGCGCGTACCAGGTGGAGGTAAGCGGAAAGAAAATCACCTTCCTGGATACTCCCGGACACGCCGCCTT
Proteins encoded in this region:
- the rnpM gene encoding RNase P modulator RnpM codes for the protein MRVRKIPMRKCIACQEMKPKKSLIRIVRTPEHEILLDPTGKKSGRGAYLCASVECFQLAKKRKSLDRALKVKVDDEVYAQMEEVIGRVENDG